In the genome of Myxocyprinus asiaticus isolate MX2 ecotype Aquarium Trade chromosome 45, UBuf_Myxa_2, whole genome shotgun sequence, the window cttcttggagaatttgccacagctctatctattttggctgtctcaattgcttctatctcttcttgtaatctcagactgactcaatattcagtggggggctctatgGGGACCATGccgtctgttgcagggctccctgttcttctattctatttgcaaaataaatgtttgggagtctgaaatgtatatttcctattgatacactaaagctgaaaatataaataaccatcttaagacaaatgattttgtgaaacatcctatgtgcctaagacttttgcacagtactgtaggtcTCAAGCATTTTACAGTGTTGGAAGATATAAGCACTGGTAGCCTAAGTGGCCATTCTCACACATGTAAATATATGCTAGACAGACATTTTTGACTGTTGCTCAATGTCTCGttttttattcagcatctcgtgcaggagccccacttttttagatgccgtgtcaagttaaagaaCTTGAATTTTTCAAAACACATTTCGAGACACCATCATTTTGTTCCATTCATTACGCTTTGTCTATCTTATTTAGCACAAGATCACGTTTGGGCTGAATGGCCCATAACTCAGAAGTGCATGGAAATCACACAAGGTAAAAGTCAACGAATTACTACAAATTTAAATAACTGGGAGCACATATAAATGAgcattcacactgacagtgatttgGAAGGACAAAGAAACCAGAAGTCATTCCTAAACAGTTGGCAGAAGTCATTTTAAAAAGAGTTGGCAGTTTGCGCAGACATGAACAACAGCAACCATGGGTTATGTGGGGTAGAGTTTAGCTTTATGCAAATGAACAGCAGCTAAATGTGGCAAGTACCAATTAGAAGTGCAAACAATAATTTTCCACCTGATACAATTCGACTGCAGTTTGAGTAGTAACACCTACTAGCGACATCCAATGATTTATTCGCTGTCAGCATGGACTAGGCTATACATAGTCTGTAGTTAAACTAATCTAGGGAAGAGGAAATTGGCATGTATGCAACATGCAAACACTTACAGCTAGTATGAAGATTCGTTTGGTTCCGTCTTCGTCGGCCAGTCTGCCCTCTATGACCGGGTATCTTCGTAGGGAGAGCAGTCCAGGCCCCAATTCACTCACATCATCTTCTCCTGCATTTGACAGGTCTTGAGCTATTCTATCTTCATCCAGCTTGCCTTTGGGAAAAGCCATGGCTGAGTGAGTAGTAAACTCAACTAAAAGTGCAAATGCCAAGATGATTGAAAAGGAGGATGCCATGATGTTGGGAAGTGACTTGTTTTGCAGGTGTCTGGTGTTGCTCTTGCATGTCCACAGTGAAACAAATGTCTACTTTTATAGTGttcgatgatgatgatgagttgGACAATTTAATCTATTATTAGTCACAGAGGCTATATTGATGATTTCTGTGGCTCTCCCTGGTGAGTAGGCAATTTCATATCAATAAAAAAGGGGTGCATGCCCCTTCCGGGGGGGGGGTTGATATTGCAAGATGCTTTAATCTGGTGGGGATTATATTTTAAATCGCCTTCATTTTTAAAAAGGCACCATTGTGGCTTTGTTACAGGGCAAATAACATCTGTGCTCTGGATCATTTTATTCCGTATGGGGAAAAGGGACATCACCTCTGATATTATCACTTTCACACCCCCTGCCATACTTGGTTCTTCATGCTCACGTAGCAGATCAAAGGTTGTACACTgatgtcacattttgtctaaatCTAAAGGCAGTAGTAATAATCCAGTCCAAGAGGTCACGATTTTGAAAGGAATGAGCCTCAAAGAAGGGTGAATACCTGTTGTGAGACATTGTCATCCATCATATAAATGCAATTCCCTAGGTGCCCCCTCCACATTGTACATCTAATATCTTCTTGTCCTTTTTTTGTTTGAAGGTGAAAGCTGAATTATACGTAATTTTATGTTAGGCAGCACTTTGGCCtctcttaggccacgtccacactatgTTTTTGGTTGGTAACATTTTCCGTTTCCTAACATCATAGTGTACCAAAGAATGTGGTACTAGAGAGCACTGTTCCCTCTAAGATGCGTACGTTGCCGCGCACTTCTAATATTATTCCCGCGCAGACGGAAAAAAACATTCGCGCACTGCGCGCAGATTCAAAGGTATGTAGGAAAACCTAGAGATGTCTTTCATTAGAGCTAAATGCATGCTCAGTGTTTCAGCTGGAGTCCATATAAAAGTTCATTTTTTCCAGTATGGAGCTGAAACGTTGAGTGAAATCTTGTGTGAAAACAAGGTGGAAATACGCATTATTAAGTCgtgaaacaaaatacaaataaccaAAATAACATTTACTGTGAGGCGCGAGCGCTATGGTGAATACGGAAATACAACTGCGCGTCCGAACTGTTGCGTCTCGCGAGTGATTAACATAAAGAGTTGCTTATGTCTTACGTGAATTCAAGCAGGTGCAACAAAAATCAGGCATGTGTCATATCTGATCTGTGCATAAGACgttgcagtgtaaatgcactaATGCAGATTAATAGATCTGCCTCTGTTTCTAtcatgttgttaatattaatcaaagaaCAATAATGAAAAGAAAGCCGActgatctttattattattattattattattttatatagtggCCTACTTTGTTCTTAGTTTACTTTATACTTAGGCTACTTTATTGTTATGACCATTTACctgaataatttaaaatattaaacaatgtttacttaattgaaaacAACTCTAAGGCAACATGccattgttttaattaattagGTTATTATGtacattaatatttacatttttaaataaaggatTGTATTCATCAGCATATTAGCCTATCTGTTTTTATGTGGTATTGAAATTTCAAATATtatgaattgtgaaatttcaccaGTATTTGTACcaacaaaaatgtgtgtgtgtgtgtgtgtgtgtgtgtgtgtatatatatatacatacacatacatgcagtgcattcagaaagtattcagacttttttattttttattattttatttttattttttggtatgttgcagccttatgctaaaatgctttaaattatttttttcacatcaatctacacaccataccccataatgacgaagcaaaaaaattatttttgataactttgcaaatgtattaaaaagaaaagactgaaatatcacattgacataaatattcagactccttactcagtacttagttgaagcacctttggcagcgattacagcctcaagtatttttgggtatgatgggacaagctttgcacacctggatttggggattttctgccatttttctctgcagatcctctcaagctctgtcaggttggatggggaccgtcagtggacagccattttcaggtctctgcAGAGATGTtctattgggttcaagtccaggctctggctgggccactca includes:
- the LOC127435476 gene encoding pro-MCH 2-like gives rise to the protein MASSFSIILAFALLVEFTTHSAMAFPKGKLDEDRIAQDLSNAGEDDVSELGPGLLSLRRYPVIEGRLADEDGTKRIFILANTGIKGSTGREANFAFPRAFPVLPLREMDHALDEFSVRDERRSTGDVDRKNIDLLRCMIGRVYRPCWQA